GTTCTTCTCTCTTCGTTCTTCCCTCTTCCCTCACCATGCACCCACAAATCGACGCACTCTTCGACGAAGCCGAAAACCGCTACCTCAAGCCCGAAGAACTGGCCGTGCTGAGCCAGTATGTCGAGTCGCTTCCCGCCCGCCTGGATGCCTATTGCAGCCTGCGCGATCGCGAAATCACTATCATGCAGCAAGCCGCCGATCGGCTGGTGGCAGAACTGCCCGGCGAATCGACCGAAACCCTGGAGCGCAGCGTCAAAAACGCGCTGCTGGTGCTGCGTCACTGCGCTACTGCCATGCTGATGAACGATGAGGCCTTCCTCAAAGACCGCCTGCAACCCATGGCCCAAATGATTCAGGCCTACGACAGCCAGCGCATCGACTCGGCGCTGTTTCGCCTGCTAAGCCAATCCCTCAGCCATCACCTCGCGCCCCAGCAGGTCAAGTTCCTGCTGCCGATGCTGGCGATCGCCCAGAGCGATCTGCACCTTTCGGGCGAAGCACCGCTCACCGCAGCCGCCCTGTTTTAGGCAGCACAGGTCAAGGGGGGCAGCAATCAGATAGTGTTCAGATTTAGTGTTCAGGATCTAGTGTTCAGTATTTAGCCAAAGGACTGCCCCACTTCAAAAATCCTGCGTCCTGCCCTGCGGACTTCTGACCGTCCAACCCCCAGTTCCCGCTCCTTAATCCCCAATCCCTGACCCCTACAAACCTATGATCTCCGTCGCTGATTTACTGGTTAATAACCGCATTCCCGGCAGCTACTTTGCGACCGATGCCTACGTCCGCAGCGATCTGGAAATGGGGCTGCTGGAAAACCGTCAGGGCGATCGCCTGATTGCCCTCCCCGAAACGCTGATCCAGGCAATCTACAGCGGGCTAGACAAAGAAACTGGCCAAGCCTCGCGGCTGGTGCTATACAACTGCGGGCGCTGGTGGGGCAAGACCTTCTACAGCCGCTTTTCGGAAGAGCTGACCGACTATTACGGCACGCCGCTGTCGAATATGCCGATGGTGGAGTTTTTACAGAGCCTCCAGCAGTGCTGGATTACCCACGGCTGGGGCAAGATTGATCTGGATCAAACCTATCAGCATCGCGGCTTTTTGGTGGTGAAGATCTGGAACTCGCCCTTTGCGCGACTGGCTCCCCGCAAAGACCAGCCTGTGTGTCATCTGGAAGCGGGTGTTCTGGCCTCTTTCTTTAGCCAGATTACGGGGCGAGAGTTGCATTGCGTGCAAACAACCTGCGAGTCGATGGGCGCAGACTGCAATCGTTTCGTATTGGGGCTACCCAAACGGCTAGAGCCAGCCGAAACGATGGTCACCAATCTCGACCACGAGGCAATTATGCAGCAGCTTTGCAAAGCCTAGCGTAACGTCCTGTAATGTTCTCCAGCGCTTTATCTGTGACTGATTTGAGAGCCAATGCTGCTGCAACCGATCCCAGTCTTCAGGGAACCTGAATCATCTTCGGGTTCCTGTTGTGTTTCAACCCTTCTTTTTCGCGTGACCCGTGGCCAGCTTTTCCAAAAAAGAGCGGCAGCGCTCTAGATATCGCCAGTTGGGGCTGATTGGGCAGGGGCAATTCGGTCGGGTGTTTTGCGCGGTGCATCGGCAAACGGGGCAACTGGTCGCCCTCAAAAACCTGGAGCGACAGCGCTTCCCGACCCACAAGTTTCTGCGCGAACTGCGCTTTTTGCTGACGCTCCAGCACGAAAACATCGTCACCTGTCAGGCGCTAGAGCATACTGCCACGGGTCGCTATCTGGTGATGGACTATTGCGAAGGGGGGACGCTTCGCAGCTTGTTGAACGAAGACCATCGGCTGCACCCTGCCCAAAGCCTGAAGCTGGTAGCGGATATGCTAGCGGGGCTAGAACATGCCCACAGCCAGGGCATTGTGCATTGCGATATCAAGCCAGAAAATATCCTCCTCAGCGTGGAGCGGTGGGGCTGGACGGCCCGCATTTCAGACTTTGGCATTGCGCGGCTGCGGCAGGAATTGGCGGAGTCGCC
The Thermoleptolyngbya sichuanensis A183 DNA segment above includes these coding regions:
- a CDS encoding V4R domain-containing protein, with the protein product MISVADLLVNNRIPGSYFATDAYVRSDLEMGLLENRQGDRLIALPETLIQAIYSGLDKETGQASRLVLYNCGRWWGKTFYSRFSEELTDYYGTPLSNMPMVEFLQSLQQCWITHGWGKIDLDQTYQHRGFLVVKIWNSPFARLAPRKDQPVCHLEAGVLASFFSQITGRELHCVQTTCESMGADCNRFVLGLPKRLEPAETMVTNLDHEAIMQQLCKA
- a CDS encoding globin family protein, producing the protein MHPQIDALFDEAENRYLKPEELAVLSQYVESLPARLDAYCSLRDREITIMQQAADRLVAELPGESTETLERSVKNALLVLRHCATAMLMNDEAFLKDRLQPMAQMIQAYDSQRIDSALFRLLSQSLSHHLAPQQVKFLLPMLAIAQSDLHLSGEAPLTAAALF